One segment of candidate division KSB1 bacterium DNA contains the following:
- a CDS encoding tetratricopeptide repeat protein codes for MMKNILLSLSFLVFSNNSNGAQNKEINLNISSESATNSVYIESLVQLSLDYLNHNQFDSVFAISKKLQSVFPQDPKGYLIEANACQVMMRDYRVRIQEERFEKQIFHAIKLARDKLKEEKTAENYFFLGSAQGYLSFHQFRKGQWLKALNGILKSINKFRRAYSVDKNFVDPLLGLALYEYGKSKVPLLGGDLDKAIQYLEKVEGGAKYVAADALYSKQLVYFQMEEFEKALTVNDRIYARYPKSAVCLYNRGLLLEKAGRDEDAIETWKSLITVIEAFVKPSNGYLAECHYHLSKIYFELGQSEKAVHQLNKAVQYVSRYKPEEELDGPYVSFKDVKKAIRKLNAKYDIANGNHRSSAKQSEAVQALVAQ; via the coding sequence ATGATGAAAAATATTTTGTTGTCATTAAGTTTTTTAGTTTTTAGCAATAATTCAAACGGTGCACAAAATAAGGAAATCAATCTAAATATTTCGTCTGAATCAGCCACAAATTCAGTTTATATAGAATCATTAGTCCAGCTTAGCCTGGATTATTTAAACCACAATCAATTCGATAGTGTCTTCGCTATCAGTAAAAAGCTCCAATCTGTTTTTCCCCAGGATCCTAAAGGATACTTGATAGAAGCCAATGCTTGCCAGGTTATGATGCGTGATTATCGAGTACGAATTCAGGAAGAGCGTTTTGAGAAGCAGATCTTCCATGCCATAAAATTAGCCAGAGACAAATTGAAAGAAGAGAAGACTGCTGAAAACTATTTTTTCCTGGGTTCAGCACAAGGTTATCTCAGCTTTCACCAATTTCGCAAGGGACAGTGGCTAAAAGCGCTTAATGGCATTTTAAAGAGCATCAATAAATTCAGGAGAGCATACTCTGTAGACAAAAATTTTGTAGATCCATTATTAGGACTGGCTCTATACGAATATGGTAAAAGTAAGGTTCCATTGTTAGGAGGCGACCTGGATAAAGCTATTCAATATCTCGAGAAGGTCGAGGGAGGAGCTAAATATGTTGCAGCAGATGCCTTATATTCCAAACAACTTGTCTATTTCCAGATGGAAGAATTCGAAAAAGCGTTGACCGTAAACGATCGCATCTATGCACGTTATCCAAAAAGCGCTGTATGCCTCTATAATCGAGGATTGCTGTTAGAAAAAGCGGGGCGAGATGAAGATGCCATTGAAACCTGGAAATCTCTCATCACGGTAATTGAAGCGTTTGTCAAACCGAGCAATGGTTATCTCGCTGAATGTCATTATCATCTGAGTAAAATTTATTTTGAATTAGGCCAATCAGAGAAAGCTGTACATCAACTAAACAAGGCTGTGCAATATGTTTCCCGTTACAAACCTGAAGAGGAACTGGATGGTCCATATGTATCCTTTAAGGATGTGAAGAAAGCGATTCGTAAGCTGAATGCTAAATATGACATAGCAAATGGAAATCACAGATCGTCAGCCAAACAATCAGAAGCGGTCCAAGCTTTAGTAGCTCAATAA
- a CDS encoding phosphatase PAP2 family protein, protein MQSLKPNHLERFTAFFAIGFGTLIWVLSGFSSEGARLLMLNIGVAAIVLLTLPNLRSAKNLVAIFFGIALPLLVFYLFYRESMLVLGMPNIEWHDLQVSFLEAGLWQHKENNFIPLIGDWFAFSYMVYVPMIILVIVMLIIRTPQGSQKSAESIVRHICLAWAMCYITFVTYPVLGPRLFYPDLQGPRMGSGLFSILAQFNHNNGMLYGGSFPSAHVAAIIVVLWNAWKARLPWFWVFLFLGVNLIAATVYLCYHYVSDILAGLMVGFLAISLDRLWMMKRLNVVSILYSNKRINTITQKVSMYLSESRIKLK, encoded by the coding sequence ATGCAAAGTCTTAAACCCAATCATTTAGAACGATTTACCGCCTTTTTCGCAATAGGATTCGGGACACTCATTTGGGTGTTGAGCGGGTTTTCCTCAGAAGGTGCCAGATTGTTGATGCTAAATATTGGAGTTGCTGCAATTGTTCTCCTAACTCTACCAAATCTAAGGAGTGCTAAGAATCTAGTAGCTATTTTCTTTGGCATTGCCTTGCCCTTGCTGGTTTTTTACCTATTCTACCGCGAATCTATGCTTGTGCTTGGTATGCCGAATATAGAATGGCATGATCTTCAAGTATCTTTTCTTGAGGCAGGCTTGTGGCAACACAAGGAAAATAATTTCATCCCATTGATCGGTGATTGGTTTGCTTTTTCTTATATGGTATATGTGCCAATGATTATACTTGTCATAGTGATGCTCATAATCCGTACTCCTCAAGGGTCTCAAAAATCTGCAGAATCAATTGTCAGGCATATCTGTTTAGCATGGGCTATGTGCTATATCACCTTTGTTACCTATCCTGTGCTTGGCCCACGGCTCTTCTATCCTGATCTGCAAGGCCCAAGGATGGGCAGTGGTCTTTTTTCGATTCTGGCTCAGTTTAACCACAACAATGGTATGCTCTATGGAGGATCCTTTCCAAGCGCTCACGTGGCGGCAATCATTGTTGTACTATGGAACGCCTGGAAAGCACGGTTGCCCTGGTTTTGGGTATTCTTATTTCTTGGAGTTAACCTGATCGCGGCCACCGTGTATTTGTGCTATCACTATGTGTCGGACATACTCGCTGGATTGATGGTTGGCTTTTTGGCAATTTCACTCGATCGCTTGTGGATGATGAAGAGATTAAATGTTGTATCCATTTTATACTCCAACAAAAGAATCAATACAATAACTCAGAAGGTCTCTATGTATCTATCCGAATCCAGGATAAAATTAAAATAG
- a CDS encoding lipase family protein, with translation MNFTEVSFFDRGGTQCSIIFSRDCNNKKFAILVFRGTNELIDYISDIKTGMVKWRKGGSVHRGFCDSFFNSWPLVSKELERIKVPIIFTGHSQGGALATLAASMRAPNVLYTFGSPKVGDKKFKDTLEKVKIYRVVNNSDIITKLPISIPNCKYVHVGKLQCLEENLNNNIMKLSKYKHLRWYDPPRILSEHAPVNYVARLERLLL, from the coding sequence GTGAATTTTACGGAGGTAAGTTTTTTTGACCGTGGAGGTACACAATGTTCGATTATTTTCTCGAGAGATTGTAACAATAAAAAATTTGCAATTCTTGTATTCAGGGGAACCAATGAGCTAATTGATTATATCTCAGACATAAAAACGGGTATGGTAAAATGGAGAAAAGGTGGTTCTGTTCATAGAGGTTTTTGTGATTCATTTTTCAATAGTTGGCCATTGGTTTCCAAAGAATTGGAAAGGATAAAAGTACCCATCATATTTACTGGTCACAGTCAAGGCGGGGCTCTGGCTACGTTAGCAGCTTCAATGAGGGCTCCAAATGTACTTTATACATTTGGATCTCCTAAAGTTGGTGATAAAAAATTTAAAGATACTTTAGAAAAGGTAAAGATTTACAGGGTAGTTAACAATAGTGACATCATCACCAAATTACCAATTTCTATACCCAATTGTAAATACGTACACGTTGGAAAATTGCAATGCCTGGAGGAAAATTTAAACAATAACATAATGAAGTTATCAAAGTACAAACACTTAAGATGGTATGATCCGCCAAGAATTCTGAGTGAGCATGCACCTGTGAATTATGTAGCAAGACTTGAAAGGTTATTACTGTAA
- a CDS encoding FAD-binding oxidoreductase, with product MFSRRDFLKIAAFLSYWPYGWLNEKKQQNGIIVNDIHSQLNTTHVAEISKANSLDTIRETVIKAAEENRPISIAGGRHAMGAQQFGTDTILLDMNALTNVLHFDKQEGWVEVEAGIQWPQLLQYLLNSQKSDWPQWGIIQKQTGANRLSIGGALSANVHGRGLKFRPFIQDVESFDLINARGDVVTCSREKNPELFHLAIGGYGLFGVIVNVKLKLSKRTKLKRVVKIIDIENLIPAFEERIANGYLYGDFQSSTAMKTSDFLRKGVFSCYLPIEDNSPITDNQKALSENDWRNLLYLAHADKKRAFEVYSNYYLSTSGQLYWSDTHQMSTYIDNYHDELGRKFGTRKKASEMITEIYVPRDTFVNFMSEVRNDFLKNDVNLIYSTIRLIEKDDESFMAWARDSFVCIIFNIHITHDKREIEKGTNHFRRLIDLAIKYAGSYYLTYHRWATREQVLECYPQFPEFLRLKKKYDPYERFQSDWYRHYKKMFADLI from the coding sequence ATGTTTAGTAGAAGAGATTTCTTAAAGATCGCTGCTTTTTTATCATATTGGCCTTATGGTTGGCTTAATGAGAAGAAACAGCAAAATGGAATCATAGTCAACGATATACACTCTCAGTTGAATACGACTCATGTCGCTGAGATTTCAAAAGCCAATTCACTTGATACAATTCGGGAGACTGTAATAAAAGCCGCTGAAGAGAACCGGCCTATTAGCATTGCTGGAGGTAGACATGCTATGGGGGCCCAACAATTTGGCACAGACACGATTCTTCTCGACATGAATGCTTTGACTAACGTGTTGCATTTCGACAAACAAGAAGGATGGGTGGAGGTGGAGGCTGGCATTCAATGGCCTCAATTACTTCAATATTTATTAAATTCTCAAAAAAGCGATTGGCCGCAATGGGGAATTATTCAGAAACAGACAGGAGCAAACCGCCTCAGTATTGGGGGTGCACTCTCGGCGAATGTCCACGGTCGTGGTTTGAAATTTAGACCATTTATCCAGGACGTCGAATCATTTGATCTCATCAACGCGAGAGGGGATGTTGTTACTTGTAGTCGGGAAAAAAATCCAGAGCTTTTTCACCTTGCAATTGGGGGGTATGGTCTTTTCGGGGTAATTGTTAACGTAAAATTGAAGCTAAGTAAACGCACAAAATTGAAAAGGGTTGTAAAAATTATTGATATAGAGAATCTAATCCCCGCTTTTGAGGAACGAATTGCGAATGGCTATCTGTATGGAGATTTCCAGTCCTCGACAGCGATGAAGACGAGTGATTTTCTTCGCAAAGGAGTTTTTTCTTGTTATTTACCAATCGAAGATAATTCACCTATTACTGATAATCAAAAAGCTTTATCAGAAAACGATTGGAGAAATCTCCTTTATCTAGCTCATGCAGATAAGAAAAGAGCATTCGAAGTCTATTCCAACTATTATCTTTCGACATCTGGGCAACTCTATTGGTCCGACACACATCAAATGAGCACATACATCGATAATTATCATGATGAACTGGGCCGAAAATTTGGTACTAGAAAAAAAGCTTCCGAAATGATTACAGAAATTTATGTACCCAGAGATACTTTTGTTAACTTCATGTCTGAAGTGCGGAATGATTTTCTTAAAAATGATGTGAACTTAATCTATAGTACCATTCGGTTAATCGAAAAAGATGACGAAAGCTTCATGGCTTGGGCAAGAGATAGTTTTGTTTGTATTATATTCAACATTCATATCACCCATGACAAGAGAGAAATCGAAAAAGGTACTAACCACTTTCGGCGTCTTATCGACTTGGCAATAAAATACGCCGGGAGTTATTATCTGACATATCACCGCTGGGCAACACGAGAACAAGTTTTGGAGTGCTATCCTCAATTTCCTGAATTTCTCAGGTTAAAGAAGAAATACGATCCCTATGAACGGTTTCAAAGTGACTGGTATCGCCATTACAAAAAAATGTTTGCAGATTTAATTTGA
- a CDS encoding GAF domain-containing protein: MENQNNISYTQLQALYEISKKINSQMYLDKLLDEIMDLAVELVNAEKGLIMLRDPQSGNLSMKVARAIDKQTIQDIIAISKSIADKVASSGQSMLLKAASEEDAKGVSLSFYRLKLRSVICVPLKVKDQIIGVIYLDTTKSNNYFKNEDIFFLEAFSNLAAISIENAKNYTELQDLSANLENLVEERSQELKKKHVELKKTYENLQKAQVKLVRSEKMASLGMLVAGVAHEINTPLGSIYSNTDTFLRTMNKLEQSLTESLDVPSNFDLSEFLKSIELAKKLTDVNKVATERIIQVVKGLRSFARLDEEEFKTIDIHEGLESTLDLIRHLQQDKIEIIKDYGEIPELRCRVRQLNQVFMSLLVNACQAISGKGKIRIQTFLKGESIVIQISDSGVGISPENLEKIFDPGFTTKGVGIGIGLGLSISYEIIEDHSGTIEVMSKIGEGSTFTIKLPVKFN, encoded by the coding sequence ATGGAAAACCAAAATAATATCTCATACACTCAGCTGCAGGCATTATACGAAATCAGCAAGAAAATCAATTCACAGATGTACTTAGATAAATTGCTTGATGAAATAATGGATTTAGCTGTTGAGCTGGTAAATGCTGAAAAAGGATTGATAATGTTACGAGATCCTCAATCGGGAAATCTTTCCATGAAAGTAGCCAGGGCTATAGACAAACAAACCATCCAGGACATTATCGCGATAAGCAAATCAATCGCTGACAAGGTAGCTAGCTCTGGCCAATCAATGCTTTTAAAAGCTGCCTCAGAAGAAGACGCAAAAGGAGTTAGTTTAAGTTTCTATCGTCTTAAACTTAGGTCTGTCATATGTGTGCCACTCAAAGTTAAAGATCAAATAATTGGGGTAATTTATCTTGACACCACAAAGTCAAACAATTATTTTAAGAATGAAGATATATTTTTTCTGGAGGCGTTTTCTAACTTAGCAGCAATCTCGATTGAAAATGCTAAAAATTACACCGAACTTCAGGATCTAAGTGCTAATCTGGAAAATTTGGTAGAAGAGCGTTCACAAGAGCTGAAAAAAAAACACGTTGAATTAAAAAAAACCTACGAAAATCTTCAAAAAGCACAGGTCAAATTGGTGCGCTCAGAAAAGATGGCATCGCTAGGAATGTTGGTTGCCGGTGTAGCACATGAAATTAATACACCACTGGGTTCAATATATAGCAACACAGATACTTTTCTTAGAACCATGAACAAGCTGGAGCAGAGTCTTACCGAATCTCTTGATGTTCCTAGTAATTTCGATTTATCTGAGTTTTTAAAGTCGATAGAACTGGCTAAAAAATTAACAGATGTAAACAAAGTCGCTACTGAAAGAATCATACAGGTTGTAAAAGGGTTGCGTAGTTTCGCACGGCTTGATGAGGAGGAATTCAAAACTATAGATATTCACGAAGGTTTGGAAAGCACTCTGGATTTAATTCGGCACCTTCAGCAGGATAAAATCGAAATCATCAAGGATTATGGAGAAATTCCTGAGCTTCGATGCAGGGTTAGACAGTTAAACCAAGTGTTTATGAGTCTTCTGGTAAATGCGTGCCAGGCTATTTCTGGAAAAGGAAAGATTCGTATCCAAACGTTTCTCAAAGGAGAAAGTATTGTTATACAAATCAGTGACTCCGGAGTTGGTATTTCACCTGAAAATCTAGAAAAAATATTTGATCCCGGGTTCACAACTAAAGGAGTTGGAATTGGTATAGGCTTAGGGCTTTCGATATCCTATGAAATAATTGAAGATCATAGTGGAACTATAGAAGTGATGAGCAAAATAGGAGAAGGAAGCACATTTACCATAAAATTACCCGTAAAATTCAACTAA
- a CDS encoding gluconate 2-dehydrogenase subunit 3 family protein → MSLKKQSRREFLSTSGSMIGSSMLALEMSAILSAANFACQAHKAGAGFEVLTEFEAKELEAIAAQIFPTDDTPGAKEAGVIYFIDRALNTFRSGDKKRVRSGLARFESKVREKQGADDFSALTSEQQIAALQSIEESDFFETIRYLTIAGLFSNPSYGGNRDMLGWKHIGFDHKPVWQAPFGYYDEQYMKDQDGNAS, encoded by the coding sequence ATGAGCCTCAAAAAACAATCAAGACGGGAATTTCTCAGCACTTCCGGCTCAATGATTGGCAGTTCCATGCTTGCACTGGAAATGTCGGCAATTCTTTCTGCAGCGAATTTCGCCTGCCAGGCCCATAAAGCAGGAGCAGGCTTCGAAGTATTGACAGAATTTGAAGCGAAAGAACTTGAGGCAATCGCTGCCCAGATATTTCCCACGGATGACACCCCGGGCGCCAAAGAAGCGGGTGTTATTTATTTCATCGATCGCGCTTTAAACACGTTCAGATCGGGTGATAAAAAAAGGGTTCGCAGCGGCTTGGCTCGATTCGAATCTAAAGTTCGGGAAAAACAGGGCGCTGATGATTTTTCCGCGCTTACTTCTGAGCAACAAATTGCAGCGCTGCAATCGATTGAAGAATCGGACTTCTTCGAAACTATTCGTTATTTGACCATCGCCGGACTTTTTTCGAATCCATCCTACGGCGGCAATCGCGATATGCTGGGTTGGAAGCATATCGGGTTTGACCACAAGCCGGTCTGGCAAGCGCCATTCGGTTATTATGATGAACAATATATGAAGGATCAAGATGGCAATGCAAGCTGA
- a CDS encoding GMC family oxidoreductase: MAMQAEQPKFTTRTPVDFVVIGSGAAGGVMAKELSTAGFDVVVLEQGPYVTPDKFMHDEIGNSTKRGLGFTADGDPQSFRVSEDEKAEERRNLYYLRVVGGTSIHFTANYWRFHEVDFIERSLLGPIAGTGFADWPITYEELEPYYTKVDWEVGVSGAVGPTDSFRSRSYPMPPLPVKSSGVLFEKGAKKMGWHAFPAPMAILSEPFNGRPPCQHCGFCMSFGCEFSAKSSSLAAMIPVAEASGHCEIRPESTVARLETDDSGRVRDVVYFDRNGTEQAQRAKAVVLCANGAETPRLLLMSESNRFPDGLANSSGKVGKYLMGNGQVHVYGYYEHRLNDYKSVQVTRILHDFYNSDPSRGFYGGGGMDARFQFNPVSFALRGLPPDAPRWGSEYKKMVGEYFNRVVDVNGHTTVLPQESNNISLDPNLKDKYGRPGMRTTYKDHPDDMAVQEFFRERCEELVEASGALRMWNRSINTTTGHAHLLGTCRMGNDPGESVIDKFHRTHDVPNLFISDGSSFVSSGRGQPTMTIQALAFRAADHIIQFAKKGEI, translated from the coding sequence ATGGCAATGCAAGCTGAGCAGCCAAAATTTACGACTCGCACACCGGTGGATTTCGTCGTGATTGGTTCCGGTGCGGCTGGCGGCGTCATGGCAAAGGAGCTTTCTACTGCCGGGTTCGACGTCGTCGTATTGGAACAAGGGCCATACGTGACGCCGGACAAATTCATGCATGACGAAATCGGGAATTCCACCAAACGCGGACTCGGATTCACGGCTGATGGCGATCCACAGTCCTTCCGTGTTAGCGAAGATGAAAAAGCTGAAGAAAGACGAAATTTATATTATTTGCGAGTTGTTGGCGGAACAAGCATTCATTTTACCGCCAATTACTGGCGTTTTCATGAAGTGGATTTTATCGAACGGAGTTTGCTCGGCCCAATAGCGGGCACAGGATTCGCCGACTGGCCAATCACTTATGAAGAGCTTGAACCGTATTATACTAAAGTTGATTGGGAAGTTGGCGTGTCCGGGGCTGTAGGTCCGACAGATTCATTCCGTTCGAGATCCTACCCGATGCCGCCATTACCCGTGAAGTCCTCGGGTGTGTTATTTGAGAAGGGTGCAAAAAAAATGGGATGGCATGCTTTTCCGGCGCCCATGGCGATTTTATCGGAGCCGTTTAATGGCCGTCCTCCTTGCCAACACTGCGGCTTCTGTATGTCATTTGGCTGTGAATTCAGTGCGAAATCCTCCAGTCTTGCCGCCATGATTCCCGTGGCGGAAGCAAGTGGACATTGTGAAATCAGACCCGAGAGCACTGTGGCCCGATTAGAAACCGATGATTCGGGGCGCGTTAGGGATGTTGTTTATTTTGATCGAAATGGCACTGAACAGGCTCAGCGTGCGAAAGCCGTGGTGCTGTGTGCAAACGGGGCGGAAACCCCGCGTCTCTTGTTGATGTCGGAATCGAATCGCTTTCCTGATGGATTGGCAAACTCAAGCGGCAAGGTTGGTAAATATCTTATGGGCAACGGCCAGGTACATGTTTACGGATATTATGAACACCGGTTGAATGATTACAAGAGTGTCCAGGTCACACGTATCCTTCACGATTTTTATAATTCGGATCCATCACGTGGATTCTACGGCGGTGGCGGTATGGATGCTCGCTTCCAGTTTAACCCAGTTTCATTTGCACTGCGCGGATTGCCGCCGGATGCACCCCGTTGGGGTTCGGAATATAAGAAGATGGTAGGGGAATACTTCAATCGTGTAGTTGATGTGAACGGCCATACGACTGTGCTGCCCCAGGAGTCGAATAACATCTCCCTGGATCCGAATCTGAAAGACAAATATGGACGTCCTGGCATGCGAACAACTTATAAAGATCATCCCGATGATATGGCTGTTCAGGAGTTTTTCCGCGAGCGCTGTGAAGAACTGGTGGAAGCGTCGGGTGCGTTGCGTATGTGGAATCGGTCAATTAACACGACAACCGGACATGCTCACTTGCTTGGAACTTGCAGGATGGGCAATGATCCGGGCGAATCAGTAATCGACAAATTCCACAGAACCCACGACGTGCCCAATCTTTTTATCAGCGATGGCAGCAGCTTTGTTTCGTCAGGTCGCGGGCAACCAACCATGACGATCCAGGCGCTGGCGTTTCGGGCTGCCGACCACATTATTCAGTTTGCGAAAAAAGGTGAAATATAA
- a CDS encoding RidA family protein, giving the protein MVKKLTFLVLSLILIGFQQLQAQEHSEHGVEYINPRSSFSEVVRVGNMLYLTGKLGFKDRQLAPGGIKEETRQTLENIKAVLEKNGSSMDHVVKVTVFLADIKEWADMNEVYKTFFPKNRPARSAVGVSGLARDARVEIECIAVVAQESHHEN; this is encoded by the coding sequence ATGGTTAAAAAATTGACATTTTTGGTTTTATCCCTGATCCTTATTGGATTTCAGCAACTGCAAGCTCAAGAGCACTCAGAACACGGCGTAGAATACATCAATCCGAGAAGCTCTTTTAGTGAGGTTGTGCGGGTTGGCAATATGCTTTATTTAACCGGTAAACTCGGTTTCAAAGATCGCCAATTGGCTCCTGGTGGCATCAAAGAAGAGACTCGCCAGACACTGGAGAATATCAAAGCTGTTTTGGAGAAAAATGGTTCATCGATGGATCATGTTGTAAAAGTAACGGTTTTTCTTGCAGACATTAAAGAATGGGCGGATATGAATGAAGTATACAAGACATTTTTTCCAAAAAATCGCCCGGCACGCAGTGCTGTGGGAGTAAGCGGTTTGGCGCGGGATGCCCGGGTGGAGATCGAGTGTATTGCCGTAGTTGCGCAAGAATCACATCATGAGAATTGA
- a CDS encoding cytochrome c, with translation MCRESKTAIIILFITLSVRTGSAQESDSTIVAIYTDDQAERGALVYEKSCGICHQPEQFKGAVFMDAWGGQPVDALYTLIRTTMPYDNPSRLSRRQYAEILAYIFKLNGMPAGETKLPSNIRKLKKITIEPLPEKRSKQ, from the coding sequence ATGTGTAGAGAATCTAAGACTGCCATTATCATCTTGTTCATTACACTTTCTGTCCGGACTGGTTCGGCTCAGGAAAGTGATTCCACAATCGTTGCAATCTATACTGACGACCAGGCAGAGCGCGGCGCCCTGGTTTATGAAAAATCCTGCGGTATATGTCATCAGCCGGAACAATTCAAAGGTGCTGTTTTTATGGATGCCTGGGGTGGCCAACCAGTGGACGCTTTATACACTTTAATCCGAACAACCATGCCTTATGACAATCCCAGCAGGTTATCCAGGCGGCAATATGCAGAAATCCTGGCTTACATCTTTAAGCTGAATGGCATGCCTGCCGGAGAAACCAAGCTACCAAGCAACATTCGAAAATTAAAAAAAATCACAATTGAACCCTTACCCGAAAAGAGGAGCAAGCAATGA
- a CDS encoding PQQ-binding-like beta-propeller repeat protein has product MKANTKKFRMSILMIFSLILFLLGFTIPGFGQNGDKKGDWAYWGSDAGSSRYSSLDQINGENAEDLEVAWRWNSANFGPQPEYYYRTTPIAIDGILYAVAGERRAVVAIDGATGETIWIWRMKQTPRWEVSPRRFSGRGVAYAEVEGEGRIFVITPGFFLASLDARTGRPDKGFGKNGIVDLMVGLGYDVDPETGIDPKYGLITAGSPPIVVNGVIVVNNAHGRGYYPSQKENIPGHIRGYDVQTGKQKWIFHVIPKPGEFGHDTWEGDSWTYTGNVSSWPPLSADPELGMVYIPTDTPTGDYYGGHRHGDNLYGTSVIALDVATGKRVWHQQLVKHDIWNYDNPTAPNLVDITVDGRRIKAIVQATKQGWAYVFDRETGEPVWPMEERKVAKSDVPGEKTSSTQRFPTWPKPYELQGITIDDLIDFTPELRAEAIEIVSKHRMGPIFTPPSLAKDASGTLGTLVVPGANGGTNISGGAVVDPETGILYVATVRGHSNISMVHDPKKSNMRYISLGPGGIRGPRGLPLLKPPYGRIVAIDLNTGEHIWEITNGDTPAAVKNHKALQGIKIPRTGKNRHANVLVTKTALFAGEGRGGDPWFRVINKKTGKILTEIELPASTNAAPMTYMANGKQYIVVAIAGPDFPAELFALALVE; this is encoded by the coding sequence ATGAAAGCAAACACCAAAAAGTTCCGGATGAGTATCTTGATGATATTCAGTCTGATTCTGTTTTTGTTGGGTTTTACTATTCCCGGATTCGGGCAGAATGGAGATAAAAAAGGAGATTGGGCTTATTGGGGTAGCGACGCTGGCAGTAGCCGTTACTCTTCACTTGACCAGATCAATGGCGAAAATGCGGAAGACCTTGAAGTTGCCTGGCGCTGGAATTCAGCTAATTTCGGCCCGCAACCGGAATATTATTATCGTACCACGCCCATTGCTATCGATGGAATATTATATGCGGTAGCCGGTGAACGAAGGGCTGTTGTGGCCATCGATGGTGCTACCGGCGAGACAATCTGGATTTGGCGCATGAAACAAACCCCTCGCTGGGAGGTGTCGCCGCGGCGATTCTCCGGCCGTGGTGTAGCCTATGCTGAGGTGGAGGGAGAGGGTCGTATATTTGTTATCACTCCGGGATTTTTCCTGGCTTCACTCGATGCCAGGACCGGTCGTCCCGACAAAGGATTTGGCAAAAATGGTATCGTAGATCTCATGGTCGGACTTGGCTATGATGTGGATCCTGAAACCGGCATCGATCCGAAATATGGATTGATCACAGCGGGTTCTCCTCCCATTGTAGTGAATGGTGTTATTGTGGTTAATAACGCACATGGACGTGGTTATTATCCGAGCCAAAAAGAAAATATTCCCGGCCATATTCGCGGTTACGATGTGCAAACCGGCAAACAAAAATGGATCTTTCATGTAATCCCAAAACCAGGTGAATTTGGCCACGATACCTGGGAGGGTGATTCCTGGACTTACACCGGCAATGTTTCATCCTGGCCGCCGCTCTCTGCCGATCCTGAATTAGGAATGGTTTATATTCCAACAGATACGCCCACAGGAGATTATTACGGCGGTCACCGCCACGGTGACAATCTCTATGGCACAAGTGTTATTGCCCTGGATGTAGCGACTGGTAAGCGCGTGTGGCATCAACAGCTGGTTAAACATGATATCTGGAATTATGACAATCCTACAGCGCCAAACCTGGTGGACATCACAGTCGATGGTCGACGCATCAAAGCGATTGTACAAGCGACCAAGCAAGGATGGGCTTATGTCTTTGACCGTGAAACAGGTGAGCCGGTTTGGCCGATGGAAGAACGAAAAGTTGCAAAATCCGATGTGCCGGGTGAGAAAACATCATCGACTCAACGATTCCCGACCTGGCCGAAACCATATGAACTGCAAGGGATCACCATCGATGATCTAATCGATTTCACACCGGAACTCCGGGCTGAAGCGATAGAAATAGTCTCCAAACATCGAATGGGTCCGATTTTCACTCCGCCATCCCTGGCCAAAGATGCAAGCGGAACCCTGGGAACTTTGGTCGTACCAGGTGCAAATGGTGGAACGAACATTTCCGGTGGAGCAGTGGTAGATCCGGAAACAGGCATTCTTTACGTAGCAACAGTTAGAGGCCACAGCAATATTTCCATGGTGCACGATCCCAAGAAATCGAATATGAGATATATTTCTCTTGGTCCTGGCGGAATTCGCGGACCTAGAGGATTGCCGCTTCTAAAACCACCCTACGGACGCATAGTTGCCATAGACTTGAATACGGGTGAACACATTTGGGAAATTACAAATGGCGATACGCCGGCTGCGGTGAAAAACCATAAGGCTTTACAGGGAATCAAAATTCCCAGAACAGGCAAGAACCGGCATGCAAATGTTTTAGTGACTAAAACAGCGCTATTTGCTGGTGAAGGACGCGGAGGAGATCCATGGTTTCGGGTGATTAATAAAAAGACCGGTAAAATTCTAACTGAGATCGAGCTGCCCGCAAGTACAAATGCAGCCCCAATGACCTACATGGCAAATGGCAAGCAGTACATTGTTGTGGCTATAGCCGGTCCTGATTTTCCAGCTGAACTTTTTGCCCTGGCACTGGTTGAGTAG